The following coding sequences are from one Haliotis asinina isolate JCU_RB_2024 chromosome 3, JCU_Hal_asi_v2, whole genome shotgun sequence window:
- the LOC137279099 gene encoding uncharacterized protein has product MLKLSGICVALLGLVLMVNGQTGVPDPRCNQFPNGEGNIMAEGLGCRYYLSCFNFTINQEPMACAGDSLFNPNTGRCDAVECTDARSGSDYDCEEGALPNDCSRFNICFNTPNDTITYQCGENTYYHNILRVCVHPYEYPDLPQDQGCTYNPL; this is encoded by the exons ATGCTGAAGCTCTCTGGAATCTGTGTTGCTCTTCTGGGACTTGTCCTCATGGTTAACGGACAGACAG GGGTACCAGACCCCCGGTGTAATCAGTTCCCGAATGGCGAAGGGAACATTATGGCTGAAGGCTTGGGGTGTAGATACTACCTCTCGTGCTTTAACTTCACCATCAATCAAGAACCCATGGCCTGTGCTGGAGACTCTTTGTTCAACCCAAACACCGGCAGGTGTGATGCGGTTGAATGCACCGACGCTCGCAGTGGCTCTGATTATG ACTGTGAAGAAGGTGCTCTACCTAATGATTGTAGCCGTTTCAACATCTGCTTCAACACGCCCAATGACACCATCACCTACCAGTGTGGCGAGAATACCTACTACCACAACATACTGCGCGTGTGCGTCCATCCTTACGAGTATCCAGACCTGCCACAAGATCAGGGATGTACCTACAATCCCCTTTAA